A region from the Salicibibacter cibarius genome encodes:
- the istB gene encoding IS21-like element helper ATPase IstB, with protein sequence MNQQNIDKLKTLKLSGMAEAYESLFTKAENKEMDFDTLFGILIDHEESRRKSNKLNRLLKQAAFPEPASIEEIMYYDDRKLDKDLLQRLASGSYILDGRNIIFKGVSGAGKSWMAAAFGVQACRQFFKVHYTRLPDLLEEFKLAKYQQDDSYVKLMRKLLKVDLLILDEWLLHALTNEEAALLLEIINARRQAKQSNIFCSQFDIDGWYEKLGDGTLAEAILDRIIHDSYDIFIDGKVSMRERLGVQKQTANDKENNNFL encoded by the coding sequence ATGAACCAGCAGAATATTGATAAACTAAAAACATTGAAACTATCAGGGATGGCAGAAGCCTATGAATCTCTTTTCACGAAGGCAGAAAATAAAGAGATGGATTTTGATACATTATTCGGCATCTTAATTGACCATGAAGAATCCCGCCGGAAAAGTAATAAACTCAACCGTCTTCTCAAACAGGCAGCGTTTCCTGAACCGGCTTCAATCGAAGAGATCATGTATTATGATGACCGGAAACTAGACAAAGATTTACTCCAGCGTTTAGCCAGCGGAAGCTATATTCTGGATGGGCGAAATATTATCTTTAAAGGCGTGTCTGGAGCCGGGAAATCGTGGATGGCCGCCGCATTTGGCGTACAGGCGTGCCGACAGTTCTTCAAAGTACATTACACACGGCTTCCTGATCTATTAGAGGAATTTAAACTTGCAAAATATCAACAGGATGACAGCTATGTCAAACTCATGAGAAAGCTTCTAAAGGTAGATCTTCTTATTCTTGATGAATGGCTGCTTCACGCCTTAACCAATGAAGAAGCAGCTCTCCTTCTTGAAATCATAAACGCAAGACGTCAGGCAAAACAATCCAACATCTTTTGTTCTCAATTTGATATTGATGGATGGTACGAGAAACTGGGAGATGGCACCTTGGCAGAAGCCATTCTCGACCGAATTATTCATGATTCCTATGATATTTTCATTGACGGAAAAGTGTCGATGCGCGAACGTCTTGGTGTGCAAAAACAAACGGCAAACGATAAAGAGAACAACAATTTTTTATAA
- a CDS encoding DUF4176 domain-containing protein, with translation MNQEDHINSLQLPKSKTLLPIGTVVEVNFVKQAIMIYGRKQRNIDQDNKWDYVACPYPQGHISNDTNVFFNHDQITRVIFKGLETEGELELRNILTEEEDPKT, from the coding sequence ATGAATCAGGAAGATCATATTAATAGTTTACAACTTCCAAAAAGTAAAACGTTGTTGCCGATTGGGACCGTTGTAGAAGTGAATTTTGTAAAACAAGCAATCATGATTTATGGCAGAAAACAAAGGAATATCGACCAGGACAACAAGTGGGATTACGTTGCCTGCCCATATCCCCAAGGGCATATCTCAAACGATACAAATGTTTTTTTTAATCATGACCAAATAACGAGAGTGATATTTAAAGGATTGGAGACCGAAGGAGAGCTAGAATTAAGAAATATTTTAACCGAGGAGGAAGATCCTAAAACGTGA